The sequence CAACACTAATCAAAAAAATTATGCTCTTGGATGAAAATGTTTATAAACATCCTTTAATCGCGACTTTGTTACATGGGTATAAATTTGTGTCGTTGAAATATCAACATGTCCCAGCATTTCCTGAACAAGCCGCAAGTCTGCACCATTTTCTAACAAATGTGTAGCAAAGGAATGCCGCAATGTATGTGGTGTAATCGTTTTTGTTATCCCTGCCTCTTGCGCTCTTTTCTTCAATATTTTCCAAAACCCTTGTCGTGTGAGCGGTTTACCATGCTGATTGACAAATAAAATTTGATTATCGGTCTGTTGTTTAATTAATTTTCCTCTAGCTTGCTGTAAATAAGTTTCGATTGCTTTAGCCGCTATATTACCAATTGGGACAATCCGTTCTTTAGCACCTTTACCGACACATTGAACAAATCCCATCGTCAAGTGGAGATCCGTGATTTTTAAGGTAATCATCTCGGTTACTCGTAATCCCGTTGCATAAAGCAATTCAAACATTGCTTTATTTCGAATATGTAAAGGGCTATTTCCTGAAATATTTAAAAGCGCATCCATTTCTTTCACCGATAAAACATCTGGCAGTTTCCTTTCTTTTTTCGGTGTTTCAATATGCAAGCTGGGATCATGAGTCACCGATTGGTCACGGATTAAAAATTGATGAAAAGCTCGTATCGCTGAAATATGGCGTGCGATAGTCGCTGATGATTTATTAGCATCTTTTAAACCATAAAGAAAACCAATAATATCACTCCGCGTTACTTGCTCCCAGTCGTCCTTTTTCACCATTGTTTTTAAATAATCCATATACTGTGTCAAATCTCTACGGTATGATACAAGCGTATTTTCTGCTAGTCCCCGTTCAACCTGTAGATAATTAAAGAAATCTTCTACACTGTCGTTTAACATCCTACTTCTACTCCCCTAAACGGAAAAATAATTGAATGCGGTCAAAAAAACTTAACTCTTCTGTAAAAACCTTCATCGCTGGACCTTCAGGGGTATCATAACGATGATATTGTTCATACTCAGCATGCATCAGGCGAAAACCACAATAAAACAGCCATGTACAAGCTACAAAAATGAAAAACACTTTTATCATGTCTAATAGTAATGATTTCATATCTTTGCCCCTCTATTCCAAAAATTCCTTTGTACAAGATATGCAAGAATAGACAGACAATATACATAGAAAACAAGCTTAATTTAAAAAAAGGGTCATAACTTTGTCTATGAGCCTCATCATAGACTTTTTTACTTACCTGCCAATGATAACTCTAAAAACGGATTAAACTATCATCAATTCTAGTAAATGAAGTTCTATCTTTAATGTAACGTTTTTCGGCAAATTTGTAAAACGTTTTCTATCTAATCCACCAAAAATCTAAAAAATGCTAGCAATGGGCCTACCATTAGAAAAACTTGGCTTATGCCAAGTCTTTATGGCGAAAGCTATTGTTTTTCTTACACGATAAAGTGAAACTTCATTCCGTGGAATGCTTTTTACACGGAATGTTAGCACCACAAGGGTATGACCTAAAGGCCCTGAACCAATCGGGCATTTAGGTGCCGTTTTCTCCCGCTTTGACCCCTTGCACTTAACTCAAGGTTTTGAAGCAGGAATCTTACGGCACCTTACATGCGGGATAAACCCTAAAATTTTATACTTTCCTATAGTATAAAAGACTATATTCTTCATTAAAATAAAAATGCTTCTAGTCTAAGTATCCCATTAACTAGAAGCATTTACCATCGCCGCTTGACATTCCTTACATATACCATGAAATGTGAGTCGGTGATCCTTTACTTTAAATCCCCATTCATCTTGGACAATTTTTTCAACTTCCTCTAACAAATCATCTTCAATTTCTTGAACAGCGCCACATTCAGAACAAACTAAATGGTGGTGGGAATGCTTTGCTCCTTCTTTCCGCAAGTCGTAACGGGAAACACCATCACCAAAATTTATTTTATCAATAATTTTCAACTCTGATAATAATTCTAATGTACGATAAACGGTTGCTAAGCCGATTTCCGGCGCTTTTTCTTTTACAAGTAAATAAACATCCTCAGCACTTAAATGGTCTGTTTCTCTTTCAAGTAACACACGTACTGTTGCTTCACGCTGTGGGGTTAACTTGTAACTTTGGGCATGGAGCTGTTTTTTTATACGATCAATTCGATGTTCCATGGGCAGTTCCCTCCTCATATCCCATCTTAATTATATGCATCGATTAAAACTGTGTCAAAGCATAATAGTATTATTTTGTATTTATAATAATTATAATCTAATCTTTATTATTAGTAAAATGTACGAACAACCCATTGCATTGCCTCATTAGCAACAAACGTTTCCAAGAAAGCCGCAATACACGCAATTGCTATCAAAATAGAAAATAACGTAACATACTTACCAAGGGGTTGAAGTACCGGCTGTGCCATTCGTTTTGTAAATAATTTGCTTAATAAAGTGAGGGAGAAGATCATAGATAGACTACCGGCTATTAAATAAATCGGTATAATTAGGAAGTTTTGTGGTGCAATCGATAATGCTGCTAATAGAAGTCCATCCATACCAAGCTGATTTACAATAAAGCCTACGGAAAATCCTACTACTAAACCTTTAATAAAAATAAGTATCCAAACAAGCGGCAAACCAATTACGGATAAACCTAAAATAAATAAGAGCAATAAATATTTGGTGTGATATAAGAAACTATTTTTAAATATTTCAAGATAATCTGCTTCATGATGATCTTCCAGTTGCTTAAAAAAACGCTCTAAGTAAAAAAACAAATCTTGTTTCTGGATAAAATTCATACTATTAACGAGGATTGCTCCAAAGACAATACCGGTTAAAAATAGAATTACCATAAATAGATAAATGGTAGCATGTTCTTTTATATGATTGATGAAAAGTACTTTATTCTTATGCATTGGAATCCTCCATTCATTATACTGCTATATTAAAAACTATGAAGGATTCCAAATAAAAATACCAAATTTCTATGGAGGTCTATCAAATACTATTGAACAAACTATCTTACTGATCCGTACCTCCCTCCCCCACCCTCACGAATCGTTAATAATCCTTGACGCATATCAATAATAGATTGTGCTAACTTTTCCGGGATAACGTTCATTAGTTCCTCACGGCTTGCTTTATGAATAACATTCATTTCCGTACCAAACTCTTGCAAGAGTTTCGCATATGTTTTTTTGCCTAAACCAGGCAAATAATCTAAAGGGACTTGATACGTGTATGGAGGTCTAGAAACTTTCTGTCCATTTACATCACATAATTCCCTAATCCGGTCACTAACACCTTTGATAATTTTCTTGGAATGACAGAGAGGACAACTCTCCACATCTGTTGAAACACGGTTATAGCAGTTACCGCAAACCGTCGTATAGTATTTACCTAACTTTGGATTCAGTCCATAATTCTTGATAATTCGTCGGCCATTCTGTTTCCTTAACGCCCATAATAGTTCGGTAAAGGACGGAGTTTTCATGTTAATAAGCTGATACTCACGAGCAATTTTTCCTAAGGAATGGGCATCCGAATTTGTAAGATACGTATAATGATGTAATTCTTTAATTTGATCAGCCATATGTGTATCTGAGCTTAATCCTAACTCTATTCCGTCGATTAACAAAGGGGAAAATACTTCGGTTAAAGATTGTTGAACTCCTTTTCCATATAAGCTTTTAAACGGAGTGAATACATGAGCAGGGATAAAAATCCCTGCCAGTTCTTTTACTTTTTGTTGCAGTTCTATACCGGTACCATAAAATCGTTGAGAGCTTAATGTACTATTTTTCATTTTCGTACATAACCAACGAGAAAAAAGACTTATTGTCTGTAATGTTGGAAAATAACATAACACATGAATAGGGCCGTGACAAGCTTCGTCATAAACTTCAATTTCGGATCCAAGCAAGAGGGTTACCTTCTCAAATTGGATACCGCCTTCCGTTAATTCATGTGCAAGACCAAGATCAATCAGTCCTTGAATTTCTTCTAATACCCCAGGTGACTGACAATCAATAACTCCGACGACATCGACACCTTTATTTCTACTAGCTTCTTTTAGAATGGAAGTTAATGTAAGCTTATTCGATGCCGTAATCTTTACTGGGCGGTCATACATATCACGGCCTATATGAATATGTAAATCTGCAACATAAGAATGTAACACGTTTAGCTCATCCCCAATGCATGTAAATAAAGAATCGCATAGTTTGTTTTTGAATCATGAATTCGTTCTTCTTCTACATATTGCTTCGCTTCATCCAATGTTACTTCAACAATCTCAATAAACTCATCATCATCACCCTCAGCCGGTTCATCGACACGTTCCAATTGATCGGTTATATAAATGTACATCAACTCGTTTGCAAACCCTGGAGAGGTGTAAAATGAAGTAACTAAGGAAAGCTCATTCGTTGTATAGCCAGTTTCCTCTTCTAATTCACGAATTGCGGTTGTTTCCGGGTCTTCTCCCGGTTCCAGCTTGCCAGCAGGAATCTCTAATAATGATTTCTCTAGCGGCTTCCGATATTGTTCAACCATCACTATTTTTTTATCTTTCGTAATTGGAATGATTGCCACTGCTCCTGGATGATTAATAATCTCTCGCTTCGCTTGTTTTCCATTAGGTAAAATAACATCATCTACTTGTAAATGAACTACTTTTCCCGAATAAATTTCTTGTGAGTTAATCGTTTTTTCTGCAAATTTTTTCATGCCTATCATCCTTGTTTTAATCATTTTTCACCTTTATTCTACCACAGTTCCAGTTGAAATCGTTGTTTTAACTATGACATCTATTTAAAATAGATGTAGGAGGGATTTGATTTATGAAACGGAATAAATTAGGTAAATCTGACATTTATATTTCACAACTGACTTTGGGATGCATGTCACTAGGAACAGACTTAAAAAAAGCAACATATATCATTGATTACGCCCTTGATCAAGGAATTAATCATTTAGACACAGCTGATTTATACGATTTTGGCAAAAACGAAGAAATTGTCGGTGAAGCGATTAAAGAAAAACGTGATCAGATTGTTTTAACCTCAAAAGTAGGCAATCATTTTAATCAACAGACAAAAACGTGGTTTTGGGATCCATCCAAACAACATATTCACCAAAGTGTAAAGAATAGTTTACAACGGTTACAGACAGATTATCTTGATTTTTATATGCTACATGGAGGAACGATAGAAGATCCTATTGATGAGACGATTGAAGCGTTCGAACAATTAAAGCAGGAAGGATTAATACGTGCTTATGGTATCTCTTCCATCCGGCCAAATGTCATTCGGGAATATATAAAACGTTCTTCGATTGATGGAGTCATGATGCAGTATAGCTTATTGGATCGCCGACCAGAAGAGGAACTACTTGACTTATTATATAAAAATGAAATTAGCGTTTTAGCCCGGGGTTCTTTAGTGAAAGGAATTTTAACTAGTGACGGACTTAATCAAATCGAGGCAAAAGCAAAAGGCGGCTATCTGGATTACTCCCATGATGAACTAAACACTTTACTAAAAAAACTTGCTACAATTGCACCAGCTAATGTAAGCGAGCTGGCACTGCGATATGTGCTTACCAACCCTGCTGTCACTAGCGCTGTGTTTGGTGCAAGCTCGTTAACACAAATAAAAGAAACAATCTCAGGGAAACTTGAACATAAACTATCTGATGACGTTTTTGAACAATTAAAACTGTTAACGAAAGCAAATAGTTATCAGACTCATCGATAAGTTAACCACTATTGATATAGGTAAGCTTCACTCAAGGAATGCTCTTCTCCTTGACTGTTAGCACCGCAGGAGGTATGACCTAAAGGCCTCCTGAACGAATCGGGCATTTAGGTGCCGTTTATCTCTCTTTGACTCTTTTGTATCAATTCAGGACTTGAAGTGGGAAACTTACGGCACCTTACATGCGGGATAAACTAATTAAAACGACTCCTGACGTTATGAAACGTGGAGGGAGTCGTTTTAGATGTTGGTACATTTAATGCAAATTATTTTCTGCTAACAATTGAGTAGAAGAAATAAAGTGAAACTTCCATGAGTGGGAGTTTTCTCTCATCCTCATACAAAGGATCTCAAGCTAAAAGCGCGGGCGTCCTCAAAAAAGGAAACCGCTTTTTCTTCGTGCGATGCTGCTTCAAGGAAGCTTCCTTGTCCTGTCGGCCCGAACTAACCGGACATTTGACTTGCAGTTATCCCCCACCTAGGCTTCTCCGATCCCTCTTACTCTCCGAGATGGGGGCCTTACTGCCAGTTAGATGTGGGATAAATGGATTTAAAATGCCTTCTGGACTTGATAGACGGAACATTCCATTTACAAAGTCTAGCGTCGTACTAGCAGCAAAAAATATCTCCTGCTGTTCCTCAACATAGCTGGCTATAGGATAATTGGATATTTGTTTATATGTGGGATGAATTCGGCTTGTAAATCGAATTGTTGGCAATCCATTTACCCCACACCCACATCCTTCTGTATCGTACCATAATAATAAATAAGGAGATGTTTCAGGCTTTATTTTTATCAGTTCCTCACTTGCTTTTTCAGAAATAATAAGCTCCACTACTTGTAGCCCTCCCCTATTATTTTTTGGAAAATTGGTTTCGTAACAGACGTTCACATAATCCAGGTAATAATTGATAAATTCTACTGCCAATATCCATCCATAATGGTAAGTTAATTTCCCGTTTTCGTACAAATAAACAAGCAGCTACTTTTTTGGCTACGTCATCAGGATTCAGTATATAGCGTGCTACATTTTGCTCATACTTTCCTTCTGGATCTGCTGTACGGAAAAAATTTGTTTTAACAGGACCTAAGTTAACAGCGGTTACGATAATA is a genomic window of Virgibacillus proomii containing:
- the xerD gene encoding site-specific tyrosine recombinase XerD, encoding MLNDSVEDFFNYLQVERGLAENTLVSYRRDLTQYMDYLKTMVKKDDWEQVTRSDIIGFLYGLKDANKSSATIARHISAIRAFHQFLIRDQSVTHDPSLHIETPKKERKLPDVLSVKEMDALLNISGNSPLHIRNKAMFELLYATGLRVTEMITLKITDLHLTMGFVQCVGKGAKERIVPIGNIAAKAIETYLQQARGKLIKQQTDNQILFVNQHGKPLTRQGFWKILKKRAQEAGITKTITPHTLRHSFATHLLENGADLRLVQEMLGHVDISTTQIYTHVTKSRLKDVYKHFHPRA
- a CDS encoding DUF4227 family protein, with product MKSLLLDMIKVFFIFVACTWLFYCGFRLMHAEYEQYHRYDTPEGPAMKVFTEELSFFDRIQLFFRLGE
- a CDS encoding ferric iron uptake transcriptional regulator — encoded protein: MEHRIDRIKKQLHAQSYKLTPQREATVRVLLERETDHLSAEDVYLLVKEKAPEIGLATVYRTLELLSELKIIDKINFGDGVSRYDLRKEGAKHSHHHLVCSECGAVQEIEDDLLEEVEKIVQDEWGFKVKDHRLTFHGICKECQAAMVNASS
- the spoIIM gene encoding stage II sporulation protein M encodes the protein MHKNKVLFINHIKEHATIYLFMVILFLTGIVFGAILVNSMNFIQKQDLFFYLERFFKQLEDHHEADYLEIFKNSFLYHTKYLLLLFILGLSVIGLPLVWILIFIKGLVVGFSVGFIVNQLGMDGLLLAALSIAPQNFLIIPIYLIAGSLSMIFSLTLLSKLFTKRMAQPVLQPLGKYVTLFSILIAIACIAAFLETFVANEAMQWVVRTFY
- a CDS encoding endonuclease Q family protein encodes the protein MLHSYVADLHIHIGRDMYDRPVKITASNKLTLTSILKEASRNKGVDVVGVIDCQSPGVLEEIQGLIDLGLAHELTEGGIQFEKVTLLLGSEIEVYDEACHGPIHVLCYFPTLQTISLFSRWLCTKMKNSTLSSQRFYGTGIELQQKVKELAGIFIPAHVFTPFKSLYGKGVQQSLTEVFSPLLIDGIELGLSSDTHMADQIKELHHYTYLTNSDAHSLGKIAREYQLINMKTPSFTELLWALRKQNGRRIIKNYGLNPKLGKYYTTVCGNCYNRVSTDVESCPLCHSKKIIKGVSDRIRELCDVNGQKVSRPPYTYQVPLDYLPGLGKKTYAKLLQEFGTEMNVIHKASREELMNVIPEKLAQSIIDMRQGLLTIREGGGGRYGSVR
- a CDS encoding NUDIX hydrolase; amino-acid sequence: MKKFAEKTINSQEIYSGKVVHLQVDDVILPNGKQAKREIINHPGAVAIIPITKDKKIVMVEQYRKPLEKSLLEIPAGKLEPGEDPETTAIRELEEETGYTTNELSLVTSFYTSPGFANELMYIYITDQLERVDEPAEGDDDEFIEIVEVTLDEAKQYVEEERIHDSKTNYAILYLHALGMS
- a CDS encoding aldo/keto reductase translates to MKRNKLGKSDIYISQLTLGCMSLGTDLKKATYIIDYALDQGINHLDTADLYDFGKNEEIVGEAIKEKRDQIVLTSKVGNHFNQQTKTWFWDPSKQHIHQSVKNSLQRLQTDYLDFYMLHGGTIEDPIDETIEAFEQLKQEGLIRAYGISSIRPNVIREYIKRSSIDGVMMQYSLLDRRPEEELLDLLYKNEISVLARGSLVKGILTSDGLNQIEAKAKGGYLDYSHDELNTLLKKLATIAPANVSELALRYVLTNPAVTSAVFGASSLTQIKETISGKLEHKLSDDVFEQLKLLTKANSYQTHR
- a CDS encoding iron-sulfur cluster biosynthesis family protein; its protein translation is MELIISEKASEELIKIKPETSPYLLLWYDTEGCGCGVNGLPTIRFTSRIHPTYKQISNYPIASYVEEQQEIFFAASTTLDFVNGMFRLSSPEGILNPFIPHLTGSKAPISESKRDRRSLGGG